A portion of the Paenibacillus sp. PvR098 genome contains these proteins:
- the yidD gene encoding membrane protein insertion efficiency factor YidD, giving the protein MKQVLRGGVVFYRKFISPLKPPTCRFYPTCSAYALEALERHGAARGSWLAVKRICKCHPFHPGGVDHVP; this is encoded by the coding sequence GTGAAGCAAGTTTTGCGGGGAGGCGTAGTGTTCTACAGGAAGTTCATCTCTCCGCTGAAGCCGCCGACCTGCCGGTTTTATCCCACCTGTTCTGCGTATGCCTTAGAAGCGCTGGAGCGCCACGGTGCGGCGCGCGGATCGTGGCTTGCGGTCAAACGGATTTGCAAATGCCACCCGTTTCATCCCGGTGGAGTAGATCACGTGCCTTGA
- a CDS encoding response regulator transcription factor, with the protein MNPWKVLVADDDPNVREIIRLYFEKQHIEMVEAQDGEAALEMVEKESPDIIILDVMMPKMDGYEACRQILKRYDIPIIMLTAKGEEIDRVLGLELGADDYVTKPFSPRELVARIKAIFRRMQPRKSSEEQEQTYAFDGLSIHTDRREVLAGEEKITLRPKEFDLLTHLAKSPGTVFTREQLLEQVWGYDFIGDIRTVDVHVKKLREKLNPYKRECIQTIWGVGYKFEAER; encoded by the coding sequence ATGAATCCCTGGAAGGTCCTTGTAGCCGACGATGACCCGAATGTACGGGAAATCATAAGGCTCTATTTTGAAAAACAGCATATAGAAATGGTGGAAGCCCAAGATGGAGAAGCCGCTCTGGAGATGGTAGAGAAGGAATCTCCGGACATTATTATATTAGATGTCATGATGCCCAAAATGGACGGCTATGAAGCGTGCCGCCAAATATTGAAACGGTATGATATCCCGATCATTATGCTGACCGCCAAAGGCGAGGAGATTGACCGAGTGCTTGGACTCGAGCTCGGGGCCGACGATTATGTTACGAAACCGTTCAGTCCCCGAGAGCTTGTCGCACGAATTAAAGCGATTTTTCGCCGGATGCAGCCTAGAAAATCCTCAGAGGAGCAGGAGCAGACGTATGCCTTCGACGGTTTGTCTATTCATACGGATCGACGTGAGGTGCTGGCAGGGGAAGAAAAAATAACACTGCGTCCGAAAGAGTTCGACCTGTTAACGCATTTGGCGAAATCGCCGGGAACGGTGTTCACCAGAGAGCAGCTGTTGGAGCAGGTGTGGGGCTATGATTTTATCGGAGATATCCGTACCGTAGATGTGCATGTCAAGAAGCTGCGGGAGAAGCTGAATCCGTATAAAAGGGAATGTATCCAGACGATATGGGGAGTCGGTTATAAATTTGAGGCGGAACGATGA
- a CDS encoding YihY/virulence factor BrkB family protein, with protein sequence MKVRLLLREIWKQLEQDDVLNLAAQCAYYFLFSLFPFLIFIMSLLGYLPVTAQDVLLLVKEYIPAGGATGIEDHLKNVLEIKRGGALSFGLIFSLVTASAAMNSIVLAVNKAYGLPPRKSFIHSRILSIALTAGMLIVVASALLLSVFGQFIGEWMYIHLHIPWSQVQLWNMLRWSMNFFILFLVLTAVYYIAPNTCLTCKDVLPGAMLAAAGWQLTLWGFSYYVNHFGDYSATYGSLGGVIVLLSWFYISALLIIIGGELNALTYLIRKRA encoded by the coding sequence ATGAAGGTCCGGCTTTTACTACGGGAGATTTGGAAGCAATTGGAACAAGATGACGTCCTGAATCTGGCTGCCCAATGCGCTTATTATTTTCTTTTTTCACTGTTTCCGTTCCTGATTTTCATCATGAGTCTTCTTGGTTATTTGCCGGTGACCGCGCAGGATGTGCTCCTGCTTGTAAAAGAATACATTCCGGCGGGAGGGGCAACGGGGATAGAGGATCATCTGAAGAATGTGCTGGAAATCAAGAGGGGAGGAGCGTTATCCTTCGGTCTCATCTTCTCTCTTGTTACTGCGAGCGCAGCTATGAATTCCATTGTGCTCGCCGTTAATAAAGCTTACGGGCTTCCGCCGCGCAAAAGCTTCATCCACTCCCGCATCTTGTCTATTGCTCTTACTGCTGGCATGCTGATAGTCGTGGCCTCCGCGCTGCTGCTAAGCGTATTCGGCCAGTTCATTGGGGAATGGATGTACATTCACCTGCACATACCTTGGAGTCAAGTTCAGCTGTGGAATATGCTGCGCTGGAGTATGAATTTCTTCATTCTGTTTCTGGTGTTAACCGCCGTATATTATATAGCGCCCAATACTTGTCTTACGTGTAAGGATGTTCTCCCGGGTGCAATGTTGGCTGCAGCCGGTTGGCAGCTCACATTATGGGGATTCTCATATTATGTGAACCATTTTGGCGACTACAGCGCCACTTACGGGAGCTTGGGGGGAGTTATCGTACTGCTGTCCTGGTTCTATATTTCGGCACTGCTTATCATCATAGGCGGGGAGCTCAATGCTCTGACTTACCTGATCCGGAAGAGGGCTTAG
- the chrA gene encoding chromate efflux transporter — MSSSASTNEIVEAPKSKAAALMEILRVSVKLGVTSFGGPIAHLGYFRDEYVNRRKWMDERAYADLVALSQFLPGPASSQVGIGIGVIRGGLLGGLIAWLGFTLPSVLALVVFAYALQGFGLSGAGWIHGLKLVAVAVVAQAVLGMGRQLAPDRARASVAILTAAVTLLWQTALTQVLLIAAAALLGAWWYRRGNAVEPDRMQIPVSRTSGAVFLILFAVLLLGLPILRQLTDNVGVAMFDSFYRAGSLVFGGGHVVLPLLEREMVPLGWISKEDFLAGYGAAQAIPGPMFTFASYVGTMAGGLAGAITATIAIFLPAFLLIIGALPFWNALRAHPRMQGALTGMNAAVVGILLAALYDPIWTTAVLRPVDFAFVAVLFGMLVFWKVPAWYVVVVGALMGAIIPFLSA, encoded by the coding sequence ATGTCATCATCTGCTAGTACGAATGAAATAGTTGAAGCCCCCAAGTCCAAGGCTGCTGCTCTGATGGAAATTTTGAGAGTATCCGTCAAGCTGGGAGTCACTTCCTTCGGAGGGCCAATTGCGCATCTCGGTTACTTTCGGGACGAATACGTTAATCGCCGGAAGTGGATGGATGAACGAGCCTATGCTGATCTGGTAGCGCTCAGCCAGTTTCTTCCTGGGCCTGCCAGTAGTCAGGTCGGCATCGGCATCGGCGTGATTCGCGGCGGGCTGCTTGGAGGCTTGATCGCGTGGCTCGGATTTACACTTCCGTCTGTGCTTGCTCTCGTTGTGTTCGCTTATGCGCTGCAGGGCTTCGGTCTTAGCGGGGCTGGCTGGATTCACGGTCTGAAGCTGGTGGCTGTAGCTGTCGTGGCGCAGGCGGTGCTGGGCATGGGCCGCCAGCTGGCACCGGATCGTGCGCGAGCAAGCGTGGCTATCTTGACGGCCGCTGTCACGCTGCTTTGGCAGACTGCCCTTACACAAGTGCTGCTGATCGCCGCTGCAGCCCTTCTCGGCGCATGGTGGTACCGCCGCGGTAATGCTGTCGAGCCGGATCGGATGCAGATCCCGGTCAGCCGAACTTCGGGAGCTGTTTTCTTGATTCTCTTTGCTGTACTGCTGCTGGGTCTGCCCATCTTGCGGCAGCTCACCGACAATGTAGGGGTAGCGATGTTCGACAGCTTTTACAGAGCTGGCTCGCTGGTGTTTGGCGGTGGTCACGTCGTTCTGCCTCTGTTGGAGCGTGAAATGGTGCCTCTTGGCTGGATCAGCAAGGAGGATTTTCTCGCCGGATACGGGGCTGCACAAGCGATTCCGGGTCCCATGTTCACGTTTGCCTCATATGTGGGCACAATGGCAGGAGGCTTGGCGGGCGCCATAACGGCGACGATCGCCATTTTCTTGCCTGCCTTCCTTCTAATCATCGGTGCGCTTCCGTTCTGGAATGCTTTACGTGCACATCCTCGTATGCAGGGCGCTTTAACGGGTATGAACGCTGCGGTTGTCGGTATTTTGCTTGCGGCGCTGTACGATCCCATATGGACTACCGCTGTGCTCCGCCCGGTAGATTTTGCTTTCGTGGCGGTGCTGTTCGGTATGCTGGTTTTCTGGAAGGTTCCGGCTTGGTACGTTGTAGTCGTCGGTGCGTTGATGGGAGCGATCATTCCGTTTTTATCTGCGTGA
- a CDS encoding ABC transporter permease produces MLYALTGSLESGMLYAIMALGVYITFRILNFPDLTVDGSFTTGGAIAAVMIAGGTSPIIATIAAFIGGLIAGACTGILHTKGKVNALLAGILMMIALYSINLRIMGKANISLLGTDTLVTNVNMLLVMPIIVLLIKFALDWFLRTDLGLALRATGDNPRMIRSFGVNTDNTIITGVSLSNGLVALSGALIAQYSAFAEITMGVGMIVIGLASVIIGEALFGARTVVRATLAVLIGAIVYRLIVALALRVGLEATDMKLMTALIVIVALTLPMVRGTMRQKALIRKRAAELEQAGPTDAARGGGI; encoded by the coding sequence ATGCTTTATGCATTAACAGGATCTCTGGAGTCAGGCATGCTGTATGCCATTATGGCTCTGGGGGTTTATATTACGTTTCGAATTTTGAATTTTCCTGACTTGACCGTGGACGGGAGCTTTACGACAGGCGGGGCCATCGCTGCTGTGATGATTGCAGGAGGCACATCGCCTATTATCGCTACGATAGCGGCATTTATCGGCGGTTTGATTGCGGGCGCTTGTACAGGCATTCTGCATACGAAAGGGAAGGTGAACGCCCTTCTTGCCGGGATTTTGATGATGATCGCACTATATTCCATCAATCTCCGGATTATGGGTAAGGCTAATATTTCTCTTCTTGGGACCGATACGCTGGTCACGAATGTGAATATGCTGTTGGTGATGCCGATTATCGTGCTGCTTATCAAATTCGCACTCGATTGGTTTTTGCGTACGGATCTCGGCTTGGCCCTTCGGGCTACTGGCGACAATCCGCGTATGATCCGAAGCTTCGGCGTCAACACTGATAACACGATTATCACGGGAGTCAGCTTATCCAACGGACTTGTAGCACTGTCAGGCGCTTTAATTGCACAATACTCGGCTTTTGCCGAAATTACAATGGGCGTGGGGATGATCGTCATCGGTCTAGCCTCCGTTATTATTGGTGAAGCGCTGTTTGGCGCACGCACCGTGGTTCGCGCGACGCTTGCGGTCTTGATTGGAGCGATTGTCTATCGCCTGATCGTGGCTCTGGCGCTCCGCGTCGGCCTGGAGGCAACGGACATGAAGCTGATGACCGCTTTGATCGTCATCGTGGCGTTGACGCTGCCGATGGTACGCGGGACGATGCGCCAGAAGGCGCTTATCCGCAAAAGAGCGGCGGAGCTCGAGCAAGCCGGTCCTACCGATGCTGCGCGGGGAGGTGGCATCTGA
- a CDS encoding ABC transporter ATP-binding protein: MLKIEDVSKLFNPGTPDEKVALSHIGLHLKEGDFVTVIGSNGAGKSTLMNIISGVMTPDLGKVWIAGKQVESLPEHRRTEWIGRVFQDPMAGTAPTMTIEENLAMAYSRSKRRGLAIGVNGKKRKMFVEQLSRLGIGLEGRLSAKVGLLSGGERQALSLLMATFTEPRILLLDEHTAALDPSRAELITKLTEKIVSELKLTTLMVTHNMEQAIRLGNRLIMMDKGRIILDVPEQEKRGLTVEGLLHQFERIRGEKFADDRVVLG, translated from the coding sequence ATGCTGAAGATCGAAGATGTGTCCAAGCTGTTCAATCCGGGGACTCCGGATGAGAAGGTCGCTCTTTCTCATATTGGTCTGCACTTAAAAGAGGGGGATTTCGTTACCGTCATTGGAAGTAACGGAGCCGGTAAATCAACGCTGATGAATATTATCTCCGGCGTGATGACCCCTGATTTGGGTAAGGTATGGATTGCCGGGAAGCAGGTAGAGTCCTTGCCGGAGCATCGCCGCACGGAATGGATCGGCCGCGTGTTTCAGGATCCTATGGCGGGTACTGCTCCGACGATGACGATTGAAGAGAACCTTGCGATGGCTTATTCGCGCAGCAAGCGCAGAGGCCTCGCAATCGGTGTGAACGGCAAGAAGAGGAAGATGTTCGTCGAGCAGCTGAGTCGTCTCGGCATTGGCCTGGAGGGTCGGCTGAGCGCGAAGGTCGGGCTTCTGTCCGGAGGTGAGCGTCAGGCTCTAAGTCTGCTTATGGCGACGTTCACTGAGCCGCGCATTCTGCTGCTAGACGAGCACACGGCTGCCTTGGACCCGTCCAGGGCCGAGCTCATCACAAAGCTGACCGAGAAGATCGTCTCGGAGCTGAAGCTGACGACCTTAATGGTCACGCACAATATGGAGCAGGCCATCCGTCTTGGCAACCGGTTGATTATGATGGACAAGGGTCGCATCATCTTGGATGTGCCTGAGCAAGAGAAGCGGGGTCTCACTGTAGAAGGGCTGCTGCATCAATTTGAGCGCATCCGCGGCGAGAAGTTCGCCGATGATCGCGTAGTATTGGGTTAA
- a CDS encoding SDR family oxidoreductase: protein MSTIQTDKQTMPPQHQNRRPGHESLMHPKPEAVDRKYKSSGKLIGKAALITGGDSGIGRAVAVCYAAEGADVAIVYLNELEDAEETRRLVEEQGGRCLLISGDIGEENVCREAVKKVVDTFGSLDILVNNAAEQHPKSCITEIEQEQLERTFRTNIFSFFYLTKAALPHLKEGSSIINTSSVTAYRGQPELIDYSSTKGAIVAFTRSLSMNLVDKGIRVNGVAPGPIWTPLIPSTFDEDKVAEFGANAPMKRPGQPEELAPAYVYLASDDSSYMSGQFLHINGGEIING from the coding sequence GTGAGCACTATTCAAACGGACAAGCAAACGATGCCGCCGCAGCATCAAAACCGCAGACCGGGACATGAGAGCCTAATGCATCCCAAGCCTGAAGCTGTTGATCGAAAATACAAAAGCAGCGGCAAATTAATCGGGAAAGCCGCTTTGATTACCGGCGGGGACAGCGGCATAGGCCGGGCCGTAGCGGTCTGTTACGCCGCAGAAGGGGCAGACGTGGCGATCGTTTACCTGAATGAACTGGAAGACGCGGAGGAGACGAGACGTTTGGTTGAGGAGCAGGGAGGAAGATGTCTGCTGATATCGGGTGATATTGGAGAAGAGAATGTTTGCCGGGAAGCTGTGAAGAAGGTAGTGGATACCTTTGGCAGCCTGGATATTTTGGTGAATAATGCCGCTGAGCAGCATCCAAAATCCTGCATTACTGAAATTGAACAAGAGCAGCTGGAACGCACATTCCGAACGAATATTTTTTCGTTTTTTTATTTGACGAAAGCTGCTTTGCCTCATTTGAAGGAAGGGTCGTCTATTATTAACACGTCCTCCGTTACCGCTTATCGGGGTCAACCCGAGCTCATTGATTATTCGTCTACAAAGGGCGCGATCGTCGCCTTCACCCGTTCGCTGTCCATGAATTTAGTCGATAAGGGTATCCGAGTGAACGGTGTGGCCCCCGGGCCCATATGGACGCCGCTAATTCCTTCAACATTCGATGAGGATAAGGTAGCTGAGTTCGGAGCAAATGCACCGATGAAACGGCCCGGGCAGCCGGAAGAGCTCGCACCGGCCTACGTCTATTTGGCATCCGATGATTCTTCTTATATGTCCGGCCAATTTCTTCACATCAATGGTGGCGAAATTATCAATGGTTGA
- a CDS encoding rod shape-determining protein: protein MLKRFDMLYGIDLGTSNTVIYQQGKGIVLREPSVVAVRKDTGEIVAVGAEAQAMIGRTPGNIDIIYPLMDGVIANFDMTSSMLQLFIKKVQGRAPWFRSSQVYISVPCGITNVQKRAVEETVVHKGAKKAVAVEEPLAAALGAGLPVDEPIGSLVLDIGGGTSQVAVLSLGGIVVSHTVRRAGMSIDKDIIDYVKRTYSLAIGERTAEEIKKRIGSVLESSGEDGIDIRGRDLIDGLPRSLRLTSGEISSLMDDFLLTVLDAIRVTLERCPPELAGDVMDRGILLCGGGALLHGLDERIQKETGVPVHIADQPMDCTALGAGRMLDYLNGRLSKSSHMAVREVAATKVEEDTVRSDA, encoded by the coding sequence ATGTTAAAACGATTTGATATGCTTTATGGAATAGATCTCGGCACATCTAATACGGTGATTTACCAGCAGGGAAAAGGGATTGTGCTGAGGGAGCCTTCCGTGGTTGCCGTTCGTAAGGATACGGGCGAGATTGTTGCCGTCGGAGCAGAGGCTCAGGCTATGATCGGTCGGACGCCAGGCAACATCGATATCATATATCCGCTTATGGATGGCGTGATTGCCAATTTTGATATGACCAGCTCTATGCTGCAGCTTTTTATTAAGAAGGTTCAAGGGCGAGCACCTTGGTTTCGAAGCTCACAGGTATATATCTCGGTCCCGTGCGGTATCACGAATGTCCAGAAGCGTGCTGTTGAGGAGACAGTCGTGCATAAAGGGGCGAAAAAGGCGGTGGCGGTGGAGGAGCCGCTTGCGGCAGCGCTAGGAGCCGGACTTCCTGTGGACGAGCCTATCGGGAGTCTGGTGCTCGATATCGGAGGCGGAACGAGCCAAGTGGCGGTTCTCTCGTTAGGCGGGATTGTGGTGAGCCATACGGTGCGCCGTGCAGGGATGTCCATTGATAAGGACATCATCGATTATGTCAAACGTACGTATAGTCTGGCCATCGGAGAGAGGACGGCCGAAGAGATCAAGAAGCGGATCGGATCGGTATTGGAGTCCAGTGGGGAGGACGGCATCGATATCAGAGGGAGGGACTTGATCGATGGACTGCCGCGGTCCCTCCGACTGACCTCGGGTGAAATTTCTTCATTGATGGACGATTTCTTGCTGACCGTTCTCGATGCGATCCGGGTGACGCTGGAGCGATGCCCGCCGGAGTTGGCCGGGGATGTGATGGATCGGGGCATTCTGCTGTGCGGCGGCGGGGCTCTGCTTCACGGGCTGGATGAACGAATTCAAAAGGAAACCGGTGTACCCGTCCACATTGCGGACCAGCCGATGGACTGTACCGCGTTAGGCGCTGGACGGATGCTGGACTACCTAAACGGGCGCTTGAGCAAGTCCAGCCATATGGCTGTGCGGGAAGTGGCGGCAACGAAGGTAGAAGAGGATACCGTGCGGAGCGATGCATAG
- a CDS encoding ATP-binding protein, whose translation MIFGVHKSIFRRLLFSYMFTVLLGLCAVGLLLSFWTKDYIVDTQREELLRKAKRVNLTIQNFQNSDERMKELLLFFDQSFDTRIWTFDQNGRIVATSSKDEVYIGKSVEASIVRKVLAGEDATLNLQFEGLRESMLSVAVPWGKDDVVYGGIVLHAPVVGMNQTITSMREMILWVTLLGMMLSAAIASYLSWSISRPLREIDKVASKIGLGDYGERIQIPSKDEIGDLAATINQMGEKLEKIDYEKRKLEQIRQDFLANVSHELRTPLTAMQGFLEALQDDLIDDAAKPRYYDIIYKETLHMNRLVDDIMDLIKLENNEIALARSPVDVYRVMSHVASTFEPESAEKNTVIEVFAEEELPKAYADPDRLEQILKNLVKNAVKFTEEGRITLKARSEPGFIHLNVSDTGIGISPDDQEMIWERFFKVDRGRTKKNLGTGLGLAIVRELVDLHGGTVSVRSEIGKGTVFELRLPTIHTALEGGSSTC comes from the coding sequence ATGATTTTTGGCGTTCATAAAAGCATTTTTCGCCGGCTGTTGTTCAGTTACATGTTTACGGTGCTGCTCGGTCTTTGCGCGGTGGGCCTTCTTTTGTCTTTTTGGACCAAGGATTATATTGTCGACACACAGCGTGAGGAGCTGCTTCGGAAGGCAAAACGGGTCAATCTCACCATACAAAATTTCCAGAATTCTGATGAGCGTATGAAGGAGCTGCTGTTATTTTTTGACCAATCGTTCGATACGCGAATCTGGACGTTTGACCAGAACGGCCGCATTGTCGCGACATCCAGCAAGGACGAAGTATATATTGGAAAATCCGTTGAGGCTTCCATCGTACGCAAGGTGCTTGCAGGCGAAGACGCTACACTGAATCTGCAATTTGAAGGCTTGAGGGAGTCAATGCTGTCCGTTGCCGTCCCTTGGGGGAAGGACGATGTTGTCTATGGAGGTATCGTGCTGCATGCGCCGGTCGTAGGGATGAACCAAACGATCACGAGCATGAGGGAGATGATTCTGTGGGTAACGCTCCTTGGCATGATGCTGTCCGCGGCGATTGCTTCCTACTTATCTTGGTCGATTTCCCGTCCTTTGCGCGAAATCGATAAGGTAGCCTCCAAAATCGGGCTCGGAGACTACGGGGAGCGAATCCAAATTCCATCGAAGGATGAAATCGGTGACCTAGCGGCAACAATTAATCAAATGGGGGAAAAGCTGGAGAAGATCGATTACGAAAAAAGAAAGCTGGAGCAGATTCGGCAGGATTTTCTCGCCAATGTTTCCCACGAGCTGCGCACGCCGCTGACGGCCATGCAGGGGTTTCTTGAGGCGCTGCAGGACGATTTGATCGATGATGCGGCCAAGCCTAGATATTACGACATCATATATAAAGAAACGCTTCATATGAACCGGCTCGTGGACGACATCATGGATCTCATCAAGCTGGAAAATAACGAGATCGCACTGGCAAGAAGCCCCGTGGATGTATATCGGGTGATGTCGCATGTCGCATCGACCTTTGAGCCGGAATCCGCCGAAAAAAACACGGTGATTGAAGTATTCGCAGAAGAGGAGCTTCCGAAAGCGTACGCGGATCCAGACAGGTTGGAGCAAATTTTAAAAAATTTAGTGAAAAATGCGGTCAAATTTACGGAGGAAGGTCGCATTACCTTAAAGGCTCGGAGTGAGCCCGGTTTTATTCATTTGAATGTATCGGATACCGGTATTGGCATTTCGCCGGACGATCAGGAAATGATTTGGGAGCGATTCTTCAAGGTCGACCGGGGACGCACCAAAAAGAACCTGGGCACCGGCCTAGGCCTCGCGATCGTTCGTGAGCTTGTGGATTTACATGGGGGAACGGTATCGGTACGAAGCGAAATTGGCAAAGGGACGGTATTTGAGCTCCGATTGCCCACCATTCATACAGCACTTGAAGGAGGAAGTTCGACATGTTAA
- a CDS encoding ABC transporter substrate-binding protein gives MKTPTKLLSLLLAVPLVLAAAGCGTNPAPAGDTGGNASNPQDKEVVKIGISQIVEHPSLNATREGFLAALKDGGFTDKDNLQVDYQNAQGDATTNLTIAQKFAADKKDLVVAIATQSAQAVVQNVKDAPVLFAAVTDPVSAKLVASLDKPGANVTGAADTHPDAIPMLMDFIAAEFPNVKTIGIVVNEGEPNSAFMLQTAEAALAKHNIKIVKAAVANSSEVKQAAESLAGRVDAFYITLDNTVVSAVETIIKIANDKKIPFFSSDRDTVEKGAIATYGFKYYDHGYQAGKMAVEILKNGTKPEDMTVTYPDKLDLIINADAAKAQGVEITDSMKSKMQNKENLINGSAK, from the coding sequence TTGAAAACACCAACTAAACTTTTATCCTTGCTTTTAGCTGTGCCGCTCGTTCTGGCGGCAGCGGGTTGCGGGACAAACCCTGCGCCTGCTGGAGACACCGGAGGTAACGCCTCCAATCCACAAGACAAAGAAGTGGTTAAAATCGGCATATCCCAAATTGTCGAGCATCCTTCTCTTAACGCAACGCGCGAAGGATTCCTAGCAGCGCTGAAGGACGGCGGATTCACAGACAAAGATAATCTCCAAGTGGACTATCAGAATGCTCAAGGTGATGCCACAACGAATTTGACCATTGCTCAAAAATTTGCGGCGGATAAGAAAGATCTCGTGGTCGCTATCGCAACTCAGTCCGCACAAGCGGTGGTGCAGAACGTGAAGGATGCGCCGGTCTTGTTTGCTGCGGTTACTGATCCTGTCAGCGCCAAGCTGGTGGCTAGTTTGGACAAGCCGGGCGCTAACGTGACCGGGGCGGCTGATACACACCCGGACGCTATACCGATGCTGATGGATTTTATCGCAGCCGAGTTTCCGAATGTGAAAACCATCGGAATCGTTGTCAATGAGGGAGAGCCTAATTCCGCATTCATGCTGCAAACGGCCGAAGCAGCTCTTGCGAAGCACAACATAAAGATTGTTAAAGCAGCCGTTGCCAACAGCTCGGAAGTAAAGCAGGCGGCAGAATCGCTCGCAGGCCGCGTCGACGCGTTCTACATCACACTGGATAACACGGTAGTTAGCGCGGTCGAAACGATCATTAAAATAGCGAACGATAAGAAAATCCCATTCTTCTCCAGTGATCGGGATACGGTGGAAAAGGGCGCTATCGCCACTTACGGCTTTAAGTATTACGACCACGGCTACCAAGCCGGTAAAATGGCTGTGGAGATCCTTAAAAACGGAACGAAGCCGGAGGATATGACAGTAACCTATCCGGATAAGCTGGATCTGATCATTAATGCTGATGCAGCCAAGGCGCAGGGCGTAGAAATTACTGATTCTATGAAAAGCAAAATGCAGAACAAGGAAAACTTGATTAACGGTTCGGCAAAATAA